The genomic segment AGAGATATTATGAACAATAACATATTACTAGAATCGGGTACTGGGGAATTAGAAATAATAGAATTTATCGCAAATGGAAATCATTATGCAATTAATGTTGTAAAAGTTAAAGAGGTAATAGAAATGCCTTCAAACTTAACTAAATTGCCAGATCCTAAGCCAGAGATAGCTGGCCTCATACTATGCAGAGATGAAATACTTACTTTGATTGATTTAAAATACATATTAACAAAAAGATCGGCAGGAAATCTTGGCTCTAAAGTTATAGTTTGTGAGTTTAATAAAATAAAGGTTTCGTTTAATATTGATGATATAGTTGGAGTTCATCGTATAAGATGGGATGAAATAAGAAAACCTGATGATTTATCAGAAAACTCATTAGCTGTCGGAAATATACTTTTAAATGGAAAAGTATTAATTATGCTTGATTTTGAAAAAATAGTTACAGATATTTGTCCAAGTGTTGGAATAAGTGAAGACAGACTTATACAAGTAGATTATAAGGATAGATCGTCTATAAAATTAGTTATGGCTGATGATTCTGCTTTAATTAGAAGGTTACTAAAAGATACTCTTACAAAAGCAGGATTTAAGAATTTAAGAATTTTTGATGATGGTAAACAAGCATTAGATTTCTTTGAAGAATTAGCAAGAAATAAAGGTGAAAACTTTATTAAAGAAGCTCAATTACTTATTACAGATATAGAAATGCCTCAGATGGATGGGCTCACATTGACAAGAAAAATAAAAGAAAATGAAACATTAAAAAGACTTCCAGTTGTAATATTCTCATCATTAATTACAGAAGAATTAAGACATAAGGGAGAATCTGTAGGAGCAAATGCACAGCTAAGTAAGCCAGAAGTAAGTGATCTGGTTGATACAATAGACAAACTATTAAGTGTTTAGAAAATGCATATTTAAAGTGTTTATCATTATGCCAAACACAACTAGAATAAGTAAATTTTAGATCTGCTAAAATTAATCTAATAGGATAGTTAAAGGTATGGGTGAAAAATTCATGCCTTTTTATTTTATAGGAATCTATCTGAATTCAAACTTGTAGATAAAATATGGAAAAGGCTGATTAAGAAGGAGAAATTTTATAAAGATAATAAAATAGGCAGTATATCCACCTGTGAAATTTTTCTCACATGCGCTTAAAAAGGCATATGAGTAGGAAAATCTTTGGCCCTATAGTCAACTGATATTTTGTTATTTAACATAAATATATGATTAATTGAAGAGAAATATTATATGACAATTGATTATTATATGGAAAATATTGTATAATATGTAATGTACAATTGCTAATAACATGTTATATTATTCAAGAGATTTTATATTTTACAAAGAGCTTTTAAAGGGGGAATAATGTATATAACAGCTTTATAATACTTATATAAAAATTTCTTGTATGTGCAAAAATTTAATATTGATAGAATCTTATATAAGGGGGTTTTTATGGAAGAAAAACAAAATAGATCTAATAAAATTACTAAAGAGATGATAGCCTTTTTTTATTGTCTGAGCATTGTATTTTTAATTTCTATTATTAGTAGTATAGGTGCGTATGCTGAAACTAAAAATGAAAAACAAAAGTCACCTGAAACATATGCATTAATATTACAAGAAAGAGGAGGAGTTCAGGAACAAATTAATGGATCTGACATTGGTTTGAAAACTGATTCAGGTATCACATTTGATAATAAATTGTTACAGGATTCTATAAATAAACTAAGTTGTTCTGATGATAGTAAAGTGGTTCAATCTGGAAATGCTACTTTAGTCTTAGTAAATAATAATTATGTAATATCAAAAGAAGTTTATGGAAACAAAGTAAACAAAGATATATTATACAAAAGCATAGTAAAAGCGATTCAAAATGGAGACACAACATTGAATTTAGAGGCTGCTAACTGTTACGAAAGTTCAGAGCCTAGATTTAAAATAAACTCCCCAGTAGTTGTTAGCGCTAGGGATACACTTAATAGGTATCTAGCCTCTAAAATTACCTATAATTTTGGAGGACTAACACAATATTTAGATAGTTCAATAATAAAGGATTGGATTAGCGTTGATAATAATTTTAATGTAACAATTGATGAAAATATGGTTAGAAACTATGTTGATAATATAGCAAATACTTATGCATCATCACTTGGTACAAGCATAAAGGTTAGCGGTGGAGATAATGGTAATAACCATAGTTGGATGATTAATGCTTCTGAGGAAACAAAAGCTCTGATAGATAATATAAAGAGTGGACAAACTATAAGTAAATATCCAATATATACTCAAACCTCTACATCCAGTTATTTTAGTAATGTTGGTGATACTTTTGTTGAAGTTGATAAAGGTAAACAACATTTATGGTTCTATAAAGATGGATATCTTGTTGTAGAAGGTGATCTAGTTACAGGTAATGAAAGTACTGGGCATGGAACACCAACAGGCGTGTTTTACCTAAATTCGAAGCAAAGAGATTCAGTATTAAGAGGTGAAGATTATGCAGCACCAGTTAGCTTTTGGATGCCTTTTATTAAGAATGATATTGGCCTTCATGATGCTAGTTGGAGAGATGAATTTGGAGGAGAAATATATAAGACGGATGGTTCACATGGATGTGTAAACCTGCCATATTATGTAGCTAAGGCAATATTTGATAATATTAGCCCAGGCTGCCCTGTTATTGTTCATGAGTAATATTAGAGATATTTCTAATCAGCACACGAGAGTAAAAAGCTCTATTTAATTATAATTAATACAAAGGAAAGTTTTGATCTTTTTAGGTCAGAACTTTCCTTTTTTTATAAATAATAATAAACATTTTATAATTAATAAATTGAATTTAAAATGTTCTAAATACAATTATAATTACATAATTATTAAAATATAAAACTTTAATAAAAGTTACTTAATATATTTTTTGTACAAGCTATAATTTTAGAATTTAAAAATGAAAATTGTAAGGTTGAATGATGTCAGGTGGGATAAGTATGATAAAACAAATATTACAATACATAAAATATCCAAAAAGAATAATGATGATTATTTGTGCCCTGGTAGCTATATATTCAATAGTTTCTATACATTTTATCAATCATTTTTATTTTGGTTCAACAATTAACAGAGTTGACGTTTCAGGTAAAACAGTGCAAGAGGCAGAAGAAGAAATATTATCTAAAATGTCCACATATTCAGTGGAATTAGAAGAACGTTATGGTGCAAAGGAAGAAATAAAAGGAGCGGATATTAACTTAAGATATGATTTAGGAGATAAAATTAAAGAACTGAAAAGTAAGCAGATTCCATTTACTTGGATTTTATCTTTTTTAGGAGAGAAGAATTATACAATCACGGATTCTGTATCATATAACGAAGATTTATTAAAGAAAAGCTTTAATAATCTTTCTGGTATAACAGGAAGCAGTGTAGTGGCACCTAAAAATCCTGAATTAGAATATAAAGATGATGGATATATAATTAACAAAGAGATATATGGAAATAAGATTAATAAAGATGATTTGTATGAACACTTAATAAAAGCAATTGTTAGTGGGGAGAAGAAAATTAATTTAGAATCAATTAATTGCTATGAGAATCCTAAGTATATATCAACATCTAAGGAAGTTTTAGACGCTAAAAATATACTCGATAAATATGCATCATCAAAAATTACATATTCCTTCGGCGAAGATAATGAAGTTATTGATGGATCAATAATACACAATTGGCTTAAAGTAGATCAAGATTATTCTGTTGCAATTGATGAAAAAAAAGTCTATGAGTATATGAAAAAAATTGCTAATACGTATAATACCTCAGGAAAAACAAGAGATTTCAAAACATCTTTAGGAACAATAACAAAAGTTAGTGGAGGAAATTATGGATGGCTAATTGATACTTCACAGGAAGCAAAAGAGTTGATTAAATATATTGAGAAAGGAGAAAATATAGCAAAAGAGCCTATATATAAGCAAGTTGCTTTATCTCATGATAGTAATGACATAGGCAATACTTATGTGGAAATTAATATGAATATTCAACACTTATGGTATTACAAAAATGGAATACTTGTAATAGAAGGTGATGTTGTTACAGGTAATGCAAGCAGAGGCTCTCCGACTCCAACTGGAGTTTATCAATTAAATTATAAGCAAAAGGATGCTACCTTGAAAGGTGAAAATTATAGTAGTCCTGTTTCTTTCTGGATGCCTTTTTATGGGAATGTTGGTATACATGATGCAAGTTGGAGATCAGAGTTCGGTGGAAACATATATAAAGCGAATGGCTCCCATGGATGTGTTAATGCACCATATTATCTCGCAAAGGTTCTATTTAATAATATTGAAGAAGGCACTCCGATAGTTTGCTATTAGTGGCGGTTCTAAATGATTAAATTTATATAAAAGATGAATCACAACTATCCTATTGAAACTGATTTTTTCCTAAGTGGATATAACGGAAAACATTTACAAAGGAAATTTATTGTTATATAATAAATTCATACCGATCAATAAAAAGGAAAAATTAATATTTAAGGTTGGCCTATAATAGAGTTTTATTTGGACATGGCCAAGATTATTTAATAACAAAAAAGAGTTTAATTGATTAAATAATTAAATTAAGAAAATTTGCAAATACTTTAACTAAGTAATAGCACTAGAATAAATACATTGTTTAGGAGGAATTAATTATGATAAAAATTAGATTATTTTGTGCAGCAGGAATGTCAACAAGTCTTTTAGTTAATAAAATGAATGATGCAGCCAAGACTAAAGGTATAGAAGTAGATATTGAAGCTTTTCCAGAAAGTCAAATGGATAAAAATCTAGATGGCGTAAATGTTGCTTTGTTAGGACCACAAGTTGGATATACATTAGGAAAGGCAAAGAAAATTTGTGAGCCATTAGGAATTCCAGTAGATGTAATACCTATGGTTGATTATGGAATGATGAATGGTCAAAAAGTATTGGATTTTGCATTGAAGTTAATAGAGAAGAAATAAATGAAAAATAGACCTAAAAATTTATAGAAGATTTTATAAATTCTATTAAATAAGCTTTCAAGTTGTTTTTGAAAGCTTATTTTTTATTTTGTGGTAAATTATATCATTAGAAAATCTGCAGATATTATTCATTGTGTAAGTATAAAATATGAAAATAGTTGATTTAGAAAGCTAGGTTTTAATAGAGAATTAAAAATAAAAAACACATTGTATCCGTACAATTTACTTTTTTTATTATATATGATATTTTAATTAATATTAAAATACAAAAGAAAGGAAGGTGATGCATTCTATGAATGAGAAATTCGTTTATGCTCCGGGTCCAACAAGTGTTAGAGAAAATGTAAGGCTAGAAAGAGCTAGGATAACTACTAATCCAGATGTAGACGAAGAATTTGTGGAATTCTATAAAAATACTTGTGATAAAATAGGGAAAATAATTGAGACAAAAAATCCGGTATATATACTAAGTGGGGAAGGTATTTTAGGATTAGAAGCGGCATGCGCATCTCTTACTGAACCAGGTGATAGAGTACTTGTCTTAGACAATGGAATTTATGGGAGAGGTTTTAAGGACTTTGTTGAAATGTACGGAGGAGAAGGGGTATATTTTTCGTGCGATTATAACAAAGCTATAGATGAAAGTAAATTAAATGAATTTTTAAATGTGGATCATGATTTTAAGTATGCAACAATAGTTCATTGCGATACGCCAACAGGAGTTTTAAATGATTTATCTAAGATATGCCAATTATTAAATGAGTATGGAATTTTAACTGTTGTTGATTCTGTTTCTGCAATGGGTGGAGAAGAAATAAGGGGTGATGACTGGAAAATTGATATAGCATTAGGTGGATCTCAGAAAGCATTTTCAGCTCCAGCTGGATTAACTATGGTAAGCATCAGCGAAAAGGCTAAAGAAGCAATGAAAAATAGAAAGACTCCAGTAATAGGGTTTTACTGCAATCTTAATATCTGGGAAAATTATTACACAAATAAGTGGTTTCCTTACACAATGCCGATAAGTGATATCATGGGGTTGGATAAAGCGGTTGATAATATTTTGGATGAAGGAATTCAAAATGTGCTTAAAAGACATGAAAAAATAGCATATGCGACTAGGAAGGCTGTTAGTGAATTTGGGCTTGAATTATTTTTAGAAGATGGTTATTCAAATACAGTAACAGCGGTTAAAATACCGGAAAACATAGGCGCTCAGAGGCTTAAGAATCATATGTTGAGTAAATACAATACTTTGATTATAACATCACTAAATCCATATGAAGATATAATTTTAAGAATAGGACACATGGGGGAGAATGCAAAAGTTGATAAGATTCTTTATGCATTAAATATAATTGAGAATGGACTAAAAGATCTAGGATTTGAAAGTAATGGTGAATTAGTGAATTCATTTATTAGACACTTAAATAGTTAAATAGTTAGTTATTAAATTAAGCAAAGGTGGGGCAAGGAATGGAAATAAACAGAAGAAAAAGTAAATTTAAAACAAAAGACATGGTAGAAACAGCACTATTAACAGCACTAGTATTTGTTGCAACAGCATTTATAAATATTAGATTGCCGATATTAGCTACTGGCGGATTAGTTCATTTAGGAACTGTAATGTTATTTGTTACAGCAATTGTGTTTGGAAAAGAGAAGGGGGCTATAGCTGCTGCTGTAGGAATGGCAATATTTGATTTATCATCAGGATGGGCACTTTGGGCTCCATTTACGTTCGTAGTAAGAGGAATTATGGGATACATGGTTGGTGCCATATCGTGGAGTAAAAATGAAGAAGGTAATAGTATTGTACTTAATCTTTTAGCAATTATCTTATCAGGTATTTGGATGATAGCAGGATACTACATTACTGAAGGAATACTTTATGGAAACTGGGTAGCACCAGTTGCATCAATACCTGGAAATGTGACTCAGATTATTATTGGATTATTGCTTGGATTACCTATTGCTAAAGTACTTAGAAGATATAAAAAGTATATTTAAATATATAAAAATGATGCTTTGAAGTGATTTATACTACTTTAAAGCATCATTTTTTTGCATTTAATAAAGCTTATAATAAAATATGACACTTTATGAAACTTTATTTCGTAAATAATGATATTGACGAAATAAATATATCATATTATGATTATATTAACTTGATACTGTATTTAGGAGGATATTGAGAATGAGTGATAACGATTTAAAGAAAAATAGTGCTAAGGAAGCCATGAAATATATAAAAGATGGAATGATAGTAGGTCTAGGCGGAGGGAGGAGCATAGCTTATTTAATAGAATTTATAAAACAGGATAAAAATATTAACGTAAAGATAGTTACTCCATCAGTGAAAACAAAGATGCTTTGTATAGAAAAAGGTTTAGAAGTTTTGCACACAAGTTCTGTGGATAAAGTGGACGTTGCTTTTGATGGCTGTGATCAAGTTGATGAAAAATTAAATGCATTGAAAAGTGGTGGAGGAATTCATACTAAGGAAAAGTTAATTGCTAGTATGGCGGAAGAATATATTCTCCTTGTTGATGAAGCAAAAGTTGAAAAAGAGTTAACATTTAATGTTCCAGTAGTACTTGAAGTTTTAGAGGATTCTTTGAAGTATGTTGAAAAAAAAGTACTAGAATTAGATGGGAAACCAGTGATTAGAAGTAGCGATATAAAAGATGGATTCACTATAAGTGATAATGGCAACCTATTAGTAGATGTATTCTTTAATAATGTAAAAGATATTCATAAACTAAATGATAATCTAATAAAAATCTGTGGAGTTATAGAAACATCGCTATTTACTAATGTAATTACAAAAGTAATTATTGCCAGTGAAGAAGGTATTAGAGAAATTTCACAAAAATAATTTAATTAAGAATAAAATTTAAAATTAAAACGTATGAGGTGAAGGATATGAATAAAATAAATTGGGCAATACTAGGGCCGGGAACAATTGCAGCAGATTTTGCAAAGGCTATAAATGAAGTGAATGGGAAGATATATGCGGTAGGTTCAAGAAATATTGAAAAGGCAAGGGATTTTGCTAATAAATATAACATAGAAAAAGCTTATGGAGATTATGATGAGATGCTAAAAGATGATAATATAGATGTCGTTTATATAGCGACGCCTCACTGTAATCATTACGAATATATAATTAAGAGTCTTAATAATAATAAAAACGTATTTTGTGAAAAAGCAATTACTGTAAATGGAAAGCA from the Clostridium beijerinckii genome contains:
- a CDS encoding chemotaxis protein, giving the protein MNNNILLESGTGELEIIEFIANGNHYAINVVKVKEVIEMPSNLTKLPDPKPEIAGLILCRDEILTLIDLKYILTKRSAGNLGSKVIVCEFNKIKVSFNIDDIVGVHRIRWDEIRKPDDLSENSLAVGNILLNGKVLIMLDFEKIVTDICPSVGISEDRLIQVDYKDRSSIKLVMADDSALIRRLLKDTLTKAGFKNLRIFDDGKQALDFFEELARNKGENFIKEAQLLITDIEMPQMDGLTLTRKIKENETLKRLPVVIFSSLITEELRHKGESVGANAQLSKPEVSDLVDTIDKLLSV
- a CDS encoding L,D-transpeptidase family protein, with translation MEEKQNRSNKITKEMIAFFYCLSIVFLISIISSIGAYAETKNEKQKSPETYALILQERGGVQEQINGSDIGLKTDSGITFDNKLLQDSINKLSCSDDSKVVQSGNATLVLVNNNYVISKEVYGNKVNKDILYKSIVKAIQNGDTTLNLEAANCYESSEPRFKINSPVVVSARDTLNRYLASKITYNFGGLTQYLDSSIIKDWISVDNNFNVTIDENMVRNYVDNIANTYASSLGTSIKVSGGDNGNNHSWMINASEETKALIDNIKSGQTISKYPIYTQTSTSSYFSNVGDTFVEVDKGKQHLWFYKDGYLVVEGDLVTGNESTGHGTPTGVFYLNSKQRDSVLRGEDYAAPVSFWMPFIKNDIGLHDASWRDEFGGEIYKTDGSHGCVNLPYYVAKAIFDNISPGCPVIVHE
- a CDS encoding L,D-transpeptidase family protein, producing the protein MIKQILQYIKYPKRIMMIICALVAIYSIVSIHFINHFYFGSTINRVDVSGKTVQEAEEEILSKMSTYSVELEERYGAKEEIKGADINLRYDLGDKIKELKSKQIPFTWILSFLGEKNYTITDSVSYNEDLLKKSFNNLSGITGSSVVAPKNPELEYKDDGYIINKEIYGNKINKDDLYEHLIKAIVSGEKKINLESINCYENPKYISTSKEVLDAKNILDKYASSKITYSFGEDNEVIDGSIIHNWLKVDQDYSVAIDEKKVYEYMKKIANTYNTSGKTRDFKTSLGTITKVSGGNYGWLIDTSQEAKELIKYIEKGENIAKEPIYKQVALSHDSNDIGNTYVEINMNIQHLWYYKNGILVIEGDVVTGNASRGSPTPTGVYQLNYKQKDATLKGENYSSPVSFWMPFYGNVGIHDASWRSEFGGNIYKANGSHGCVNAPYYLAKVLFNNIEEGTPIVCY
- a CDS encoding PTS sugar transporter subunit IIB translates to MIKIRLFCAAGMSTSLLVNKMNDAAKTKGIEVDIEAFPESQMDKNLDGVNVALLGPQVGYTLGKAKKICEPLGIPVDVIPMVDYGMMNGQKVLDFALKLIEKK
- a CDS encoding pyridoxal-phosphate-dependent aminotransferase family protein, with amino-acid sequence MNEKFVYAPGPTSVRENVRLERARITTNPDVDEEFVEFYKNTCDKIGKIIETKNPVYILSGEGILGLEAACASLTEPGDRVLVLDNGIYGRGFKDFVEMYGGEGVYFSCDYNKAIDESKLNEFLNVDHDFKYATIVHCDTPTGVLNDLSKICQLLNEYGILTVVDSVSAMGGEEIRGDDWKIDIALGGSQKAFSAPAGLTMVSISEKAKEAMKNRKTPVIGFYCNLNIWENYYTNKWFPYTMPISDIMGLDKAVDNILDEGIQNVLKRHEKIAYATRKAVSEFGLELFLEDGYSNTVTAVKIPENIGAQRLKNHMLSKYNTLIITSLNPYEDIILRIGHMGENAKVDKILYALNIIENGLKDLGFESNGELVNSFIRHLNS
- a CDS encoding ECF transporter S component, yielding MEINRRKSKFKTKDMVETALLTALVFVATAFINIRLPILATGGLVHLGTVMLFVTAIVFGKEKGAIAAAVGMAIFDLSSGWALWAPFTFVVRGIMGYMVGAISWSKNEEGNSIVLNLLAIILSGIWMIAGYYITEGILYGNWVAPVASIPGNVTQIIIGLLLGLPIAKVLRRYKKYI
- the rpiA gene encoding ribose 5-phosphate isomerase A, which encodes MSDNDLKKNSAKEAMKYIKDGMIVGLGGGRSIAYLIEFIKQDKNINVKIVTPSVKTKMLCIEKGLEVLHTSSVDKVDVAFDGCDQVDEKLNALKSGGGIHTKEKLIASMAEEYILLVDEAKVEKELTFNVPVVLEVLEDSLKYVEKKVLELDGKPVIRSSDIKDGFTISDNGNLLVDVFFNNVKDIHKLNDNLIKICGVIETSLFTNVITKVIIASEEGIREISQK